The genomic stretch TATTAGGAACACAGTGAAACTCAATAGATTGCAGGGCAGGATGTTGCTCTGAGTGCCTTCGAAGTTCATAGAAAAATTGTTTGTTCTGTgatgaaactttttaaaaaaaaaaaaaaaacaaaaaccctcaGTTCTTTTGAGAACTTGGAGCAGCTTAAAACATTACTTGGAAATGTGGCATAACCTAAACGGTTGTGGAGATGGTGAAGCCCAAGGCTACAAATGGGCATTCAAAATTTAGAGGCTGTAAGTGGATTTTGAgtgatgaatttttttaaaaaagaaaacactttgagGAAGTTTTATGATTCCTTGGGTTTACAGTTTGAGAATATGATTATGCAGTCTCGTATGCTTTGGTCAGTTAAGCATTTGGAATTTTATCTGAGTCTTGTTTAAAAGTCTTATCTCAAAAGCCTGTTTAAGGAAGTGTTTATTTAGGATTGCAGTTAACTTTTACTTAATCTTACCTTTCTCTTATTGCCTGATTAGGAGGGAGAATAATTTCTTAATTCCACCTGCCTTAATGAGAGCATTTCTTCTGATCTTCCTGTGTTTGCTTTGTCCCTATTACGGCTTCTAATAGTCTCTAGTGTTTCAGGTGACATTACAGCTGAGATTTAAACTCAAATTAACTTCAGAGAAACCTCTGTGTATGACCGGCAGCATGGCTTTAGATATGACCACTTAGGGTGACACTTTTGGAAATCTGCACTTCTAGCCAGACTTTTCACAATGCTTCTTTGAAAGTCTGGTCTCTTGAGCTCAAGCAGCTTAAGTGCTTAAATCTGAAGTGAAGCACTCTCCAAAGTCTGGATGTGACTTTTGGCCGCTGAAATCTTTTGAGTTTTGTTAGCTTCCATGCAAATAGCTAACGTGCAATGTTGTTAACAGCTTtttgcagagagaagaaagatggaaagTAATGCAGTTTTACTGGAATCCAAGTCCTCTCCTATCAACCTTCTGAATGAAATGCATCAGCTGCGTCTCCTGGGCCACCTCTGTGATGTGACTGTCAGCGTGGAGTACCAAGGTGTCAGGGCAGAGTTTGTGGCTCACAAGGCTGTATTGGCAGCAACAAGCAAATTTTTCAAGGAGGTGTTCCTTAATGAGAAGGGCATGGATGGCCCAAGGACCAACGTGTTCTTGAATGAGGTCCAGGTTGctgattttgcttcatttcttgaGTTTGTCTATACTGCTAAGGTAGAAGTGGAAGAAGACAGAGTGCAGCGTATGCTAGAAATAGCCGAAAAGCTGAAGTGCTTGGACCTCTCGGAAACTTGCTTTCAGTTAAAGAAGCAGATGCTTGAATCGGTGCTGTTGGAGTTGCAAAACttctcagaatcacagaattctGAGGAAGAGAGCACTACCCAGCCAAGCATTTTGCTCGAGtccaaagcagctgctgtggcagaagCTGACCAGGCAGACTGTCTTCTGGATCCTCCAGATTCCCCAGTAGACAGGTCCAGCAATGGAATGTCTTCTGAGATGCCGGCTACCAAGTCAAAAGAGAAGATggacaaaaagaaggaaatgatgAAGCCTCCTTATGCCAAAATCAGAAGGGCAAGTGGGAGACTGGCTGGGAGGAAAGTATTTGTGGAAATCCCGAAGAAGAAGTACACAAGGCGGCTGAGAGAGCAGCAGAAGAATGCAGAGGTTGCTGTTGAAGAAGACAAACATCCTGAAGACCAGGATATGTGTGATatggagagggaggaggagcaaGCAGAGAAGAACATCAAACCTGAGAGCGAAGAATGTGATGGCAACTTTGAATtggaagaaaacctgaaaaaatccgaagaggataaaaagaaacGAGGCAGTAACTTCAAGTGTAGCACATGCGAGAAGGAATTTCTGTATGAGAAAAGTTTTCTCAAGCACATAAAGCACAGCCACGGCATTGCAGCTGAAATTGTTTATCGGTGTGAAACCTGCAGTCAGACCTTTGCCAACCGGTGCAACCTAAAAAGCCATCAGCGCCACGTCCACAGCAGCGAGCGCCACTTCCCTTGTGAGCTCTGCGGTAAGAAGTTCAAGAGGAAGAAGGACGTCAAGAGGCACATTCTCCAGGTTCATGAGGGTGGTGGGGAGCGTCATCAGTGCCAACAGTGTGGAAAGGGGTTGAGCTCCAAAACTGCCTTGAGGCTCCATGAAAGGACGCATACAGGCGACAAGCCTTATGGGTGCACAGAGTGTGAGGCTAAATTTTCTCAGCCTTCTGCACTTAAAACACACATGAGGTATGAACAGACTTAACTGGCCTTGTTAGATtctggggggagaagcagaatcCCCTGGAACACACCTTGAGCCTTCCCGTGAAGTGGGGATGTAAAACGTGACTGACTGGAAAGTGTCTGTATTGCCTTTTTTCATTCCCCCTGCTTTTCAGGTTAAGGGAGTTGCGGTAATATAAGCCAAAGTAGAGGCGCATGGGCTGaggcctgctgctgctgaagcacaCAGTTAACTCTTCTCAAGGGAGGAGAGTCAATGGGACATTTCACATGAGAATAGCAACCCCCATGCCAAATTATTTATAGGATTGGGGCTACAATTATGTCAGCTAATTTGATGCTTCTTTAGAGTCAATAGAATAATGTTATGCAATAAGTATGAAAATACTCTGAAGAGATTTGGCTATATATTAAATTGAAGAACACCAGATTTGGGTGCTAAGCATAGAAAAAACTGATACGTGACTAGAAAGGGGCTAACATGTCACCATCTGGAGGTGAGTAAAGCACTGAAGACACCCATGCAGAGCTGATGAAATCAGTTGTAGTGCTTATATTGCAGTGAGACGCAAAGGTGGAGGTGCAAACGCATGAAAGTTCATCGAGAGACATTTTTATCAAGGCAAAAATTCTAGCTATTAAGAGCTTTAGGCTGCTTTTATCAGCCTACCAAAGCGGTCATCTGCAACCAAAATTCACGTTATAGCTAGGGCGTAAAGCGTGGAGAGGGAGGTACAGAAAAAGATTCCAAAGTACTACTACTTGGATCCAAAAAGAGAATGCAGTGGTGTTAGCGTATTCCTAGGTGGCATTCCTAGGCAAGGTAGAAGGGTTCATTAACCACTGCTTTGTTTCACTTTGTCTTTTGAAGTCAGTGGGTTTACTCCCAGTGGTAGAAAGCACATCCAGAAGCATAACTTTTGCTAGAGTGCTGCTATGATGTTATTGCTGATGCAGTGCTGTACGGCATCTCTCTTTCATCATGTGTCCTTTCCTAACCGCAACTTTGTGCtgcttaaaaattactttttagtgTAAGTGGAGTTTCTCCTCCGTTGTGTACCACTATGACTATTCAGTAAGCTTGTTGAATGCTGGAAACTCAGCGCTGTCCTAACTTGTGTATCGTGACAGCCTGTGGTGAgaatttctcatctttttttctatatatttttacatttgtggTGTTCCTGTTGATGTATATTACCATGAAAACTGGCCTCTGTTGACTGTGTTCCT from Buteo buteo chromosome 9, bButBut1.hap1.1, whole genome shotgun sequence encodes the following:
- the GZF1 gene encoding GDNF-inducible zinc finger protein 1 isoform X1 → MRQLFAERRKMESNAVLLESKSSPINLLNEMHQLRLLGHLCDVTVSVEYQGVRAEFVAHKAVLAATSKFFKEVFLNEKGMDGPRTNVFLNEVQVADFASFLEFVYTAKVEVEEDRVQRMLEIAEKLKCLDLSETCFQLKKQMLESVLLELQNFSESQNSEEESTTQPSILLESKAAAVAEADQADCLLDPPDSPVDRSSNGMSSEMPATKSKEKMDKKKEMMKPPYAKIRRASGRLAGRKVFVEIPKKKYTRRLREQQKNAEVAVEEDKHPEDQDMCDMEREEEQAEKNIKPESEECDGNFELEENLKKSEEDKKKRGSNFKCSTCEKEFLYEKSFLKHIKHSHGIAAEIVYRCETCSQTFANRCNLKSHQRHVHSSERHFPCELCGKKFKRKKDVKRHILQVHEGGGERHQCQQCGKGLSSKTALRLHERTHTGDKPYGCTECEAKFSQPSALKTHMRIHTGEKPFVCDECGARFTQNHMLIYHKRCHTGERPFMCETCGKSFASKEYLKHHNRIHTGSKPFKCEVCFRTFAQRNSLYQHIKVHTGERPYCCDQCGKQFTQLNALQRHHRIHTGEKPFMCNACGRTFTDKSTLRRHTSIHDKNTPWKSFLVIVEGASKNDEGHKTELPDEEYDVSPKLPEKLLSFSENSHYQNLTAVPGSVTALHDNGSATGTDCKSDGTPGPQEALIATTLSELTVLHTQTDSIQPQLHALVNME
- the GZF1 gene encoding GDNF-inducible zinc finger protein 1 isoform X2, which produces MESNAVLLESKSSPINLLNEMHQLRLLGHLCDVTVSVEYQGVRAEFVAHKAVLAATSKFFKEVFLNEKGMDGPRTNVFLNEVQVADFASFLEFVYTAKVEVEEDRVQRMLEIAEKLKCLDLSETCFQLKKQMLESVLLELQNFSESQNSEEESTTQPSILLESKAAAVAEADQADCLLDPPDSPVDRSSNGMSSEMPATKSKEKMDKKKEMMKPPYAKIRRASGRLAGRKVFVEIPKKKYTRRLREQQKNAEVAVEEDKHPEDQDMCDMEREEEQAEKNIKPESEECDGNFELEENLKKSEEDKKKRGSNFKCSTCEKEFLYEKSFLKHIKHSHGIAAEIVYRCETCSQTFANRCNLKSHQRHVHSSERHFPCELCGKKFKRKKDVKRHILQVHEGGGERHQCQQCGKGLSSKTALRLHERTHTGDKPYGCTECEAKFSQPSALKTHMRIHTGEKPFVCDECGARFTQNHMLIYHKRCHTGERPFMCETCGKSFASKEYLKHHNRIHTGSKPFKCEVCFRTFAQRNSLYQHIKVHTGERPYCCDQCGKQFTQLNALQRHHRIHTGEKPFMCNACGRTFTDKSTLRRHTSIHDKNTPWKSFLVIVEGASKNDEGHKTELPDEEYDVSPKLPEKLLSFSENSHYQNLTAVPGSVTALHDNGSATGTDCKSDGTPGPQEALIATTLSELTVLHTQTDSIQPQLHALVNME